A stretch of Phormidium ambiguum IAM M-71 DNA encodes these proteins:
- a CDS encoding DUF2281 domain-containing protein, with product MMSIEEAILVHIRVLPPEKQQEVLDFAEFLRLKTVNPKPLNLTLQSSLGERLRQIRGRIVASGTPLLNREELEKEVASRRGGIENKEE from the coding sequence GTGCATATTAGAGTTTTACCGCCTGAAAAGCAACAGGAGGTTTTAGATTTTGCGGAATTTCTCCGCTTGAAAACGGTTAATCCTAAACCATTGAATCTAACTCTTCAATCTTCATTAGGAGAACGGTTAAGACAAATTCGGGGTAGAATTGTTGCTTCTGGGACACCATTGTTAAATAGGGAGGAACTGGAAAAAGAAGTGGCTAGTCGTCGCGGTGGAATAGAAAATAAAGAGGAATGA